The genomic DNA AAGGCGCAATACAGAGGAGTCAGATTTAGTCACCTTCTCTTCAGGCTCGAACCCATAAAATTCCAAGAATCTTAGGTTTCGCATGTTGTTGAATGTTTTGGGATTTAAATGCAACTCTCCTACTTTAGTCATATCCAACCGTATACTTCGAATTGTAGTACTTCCCTGGTAGTTATGAGCATATTGAAGAAAAGTCAGTATGAAAAtgcttaattgtttttttttcaagcttgtagatataagaaatataagaaatgtatCATTAATACCCAAtaccaattaaattaattcCCAATGATAACGACAAATGAATATTTTGCAagctaatattttataatatctcATGTATAAAGTAGAAATAAGAAATTAGTATTTTGACTCTTACCATATTACCCTTCAATATTGAAAAGATATCCTCATGATCCCACAACCGACTACGTTTGCTAGGATTGTTTGATTATTCTCGAACAATTTCTCTACCCATATCTTGaagtaaatcatgcattgttatGGTGTTAAATGACGCAGTTATGAGAGACTTTtcaatgaaaacatttatataaatatgagagtCCAAGTCACTAGTATTCAAGATTGCCTCTATAAGATCTCTTTTATACCCTTTAAAGAAACATGCAATATCCAAAAATACATCCTTCTCTTTATCATGTAATCCATCATAACTTACTTTTAACACCTTTTGAATACTTCCATGAGTATGAGTTTTTAAGTTCGCTAGTGCACTTTCCCATTCTTTCTTTGTCCTATCGAATAGATAGGAACCTAAAACTTTGAGAGCCAATGGAACACCTTTAGCATGTTCTACTACACTTGATGCTAACCCAATATAATGTTCTATTGGATTGTTTTCTTTAAAGGCATATATGGAAAAAAGTTACAAAGCCTCGTCAAAATATAAGCCTTTCATCTCGTGTATGTGATGCACTCCACAATTTGTTAACACTTGTTTATCCCTTTGTTATGATTATTTGACTTTCTGAATCCAAGTAGTTAGAAACTTccattaaaaaatctatttgttTTAAATCTGCAATCACATCATCAAACACAATGAGAACTTTCTTGCGGTTAAGCCTTTCTCTTGGGAAGATGAATCCAATATTGGGATGTATATCCCCTAAAAGTGCATGACTGAGCTTTTGGTGCATGCCATTTAGTCCCCCACTTTTCTCtgattcttctctaatattttcaatgaaGTAAAAAGCTTCAAACTGTCTAgagattttgttaaatatagcTTTCGCAAGAGTAGTTTTACCTATGCCTCCAATGCCCCAAATGCCTACCGTGCGTACACCCTCtgtacataataaattttcagttttctcgATCGATGAATCTAGTCCAACTAGGTTCTTAGTGTAAAATACAGAGGAGTCATAGTCTAATCTTTTCAAGAAACCGTCGACAATATTTATTACAAGTGATGCTTCATTCctacaaagtaaaaataaaaaatgaataaaatgacaCTACAGAGATATTgtcttaaatttttgtttgacaATACTAGTTTACTAGTATTGTATAGGACTTTTACCTATTAATCAATTGTAGATTTAgttatctaaaaaaaaaagagagaccAATAGAATAACTATTCTCTTAAAtttgaagaacaaaaaaaagagacaGTTGAAAGTAGGATTACTACTTACTGCATATTTGacattgataaataaatttacaattacCCATAATTCTTTGAATCAAAACCAGATAGGTTGGCCGCATCCCTTAAAGCAGTCCTCCATCTTTGCAACATCTCTGAATCATCCATAAAACGCTCTTCAAGCTTAGCAAATGCCTCCCTAACATCCCCAGTTTGATTCCTGACATCAGATGGATCTACCTCATAGAAGACCGGTAGTACGATCTGATTATACTTCTTGTAACATTTAACTATCTTTTCAAGTTCTATGAGGCACCATCTGGACGAAGCATAccctttagagaaaatgataactgAGATCTTTGAATGTTTAATTGCCTTCAAAAGAGATGGAGAAATTTCTTCTGCTCTGACAAGATTATCATCAATgaaggttttaatttttttccgaCATAAGGCTTCATATAGATGGCTGGTAATCTTTTTCCGAGTGTCCTCACCATAGAAACTAAGGAATACCTCATTCTCTAGTTTAGGAGtaattgatgaagaagaagaagaagaagccattaGATGGGAGGCACTTATAGGAGtaattgatgaagatgaagaagaagaagccattaGATTGGCGGCACTTATAGGAGTaattgatgatgaagaagatgaagaagccaTTAGATGAGAGGCACTGCCCCTTAACAGTGAGGGCTAAACTAAATATCACATAATTGAGTAATTGACTGTATATTCCGCCATGACTGAGTCTGTGCATTGATCCCCAAGCAAGTGCCTTTTCCTTctgttattttaatgttattttctgAACTCTCAGCTCAGTGTAAGTCAAATATTCTACTTAAACTATTTGCATAAATCCATACAATAAGCCAAAACCATCCATccatatatcttttaaaattcaatttgccACTCCCGTCTCCACAGACCCCCATTACAATTCATCagcatataaaaattattcggCTTTCATCTCTTACCGGAAGATGGcctaccttttaatttttttcctttatctccTTTCCCGGAAAATGACCTGCCTTCCCCTTTTTTGACATTATTTACTTGGCCATTAGCATTAGGTGGGCTTGTCacactaaatttaaaatagagtaactaacattttcccacccaaggtttagtgcaaaaACCCTTTTTCACCCTCGATTagtattaataacatttttccacccaaattat from Mangifera indica cultivar Alphonso chromosome 16, CATAS_Mindica_2.1, whole genome shotgun sequence includes the following:
- the LOC123199813 gene encoding disease resistance protein RPV1-like, producing the protein MASSSSSSSITPISAANLMASSSSSSSITPISASHLMASSSSSSSITPKLENEVFLSFYGEDTRKKITSHLYEALCRKKIKTFIDDNLVRAEEISPSLLKAIKHSKISVIIFSKGYASSRWCLIELEKIVKCYKKYNQIVLPVFYEVDPSDVRNQTGDVREAFAKLEERFMDDSEMLQRWRTALRDAANLSGFDSKNYG